The Gemmatimonadota bacterium genomic sequence CGGATGATCACGTCCCCGGAGATCGAGCCCACGTCCACGCGCGCCGCGGCGTCATCGATGAGCACATCACCGCTCATCGAGCTGGCTTCCACCTCACCCCCGGCGCCACGGACCTCGATGTCGCCCGAGCTGCTGCGCACGAGCACCCGTGCACCGCGTGGAACGGTGACTTCGTACGTGATCGTCCGGTGATCGCGATTCGAGCCACCGGCATGTTGCTCCAGCGTGAGGCGACTGGCCGTGAGGTCGAGGTCGAAGCGCCCCCGTTCCGACTCGGCGCGCACGCGGGCCTCCTTGCGATCCCAGCCCGTCACGATGATGTCGCGGGACATCACCGAGAGGTCCACCACCCCGGTCGCGCTGAACGCGAACGTGGTGTCGATGCGACTCAACTGTCCCTCGCCGTCGGCATCGTCGTTGCGCTCCCATCGCGCGCGTGCGGCGCGTTCGCGGCGGTTCTTGTCGTCGAACTCCCGCTCGACACGCCGCGCGACTTCGTTGGCTTTCCGTTCGACCTGCGCGGCGATCCGTTCGGCGGCCGCGGCGATCGAGGCGGCCCAGCGCTCGATGTTGCGGTCCGTCGACTGGGCGCCGGCTGCGCGGGTTGCCGCGAGCAGGGTGGCGGCCAGGAGAGTCAGGGAGCGGCGCGTCATGGGCGGGTCAGGTGCTGCTGGCGAGCAGGGCGGCCTTGCGGAGCAGGCCAAGCTTGCGTTCCAGCGACTTATTTAGTTGCGACTCCAAAAAGCGGGATGCAGGATCATTTTCCAGGGCCGCCTTGGCCTCGACAATCGCCTGGTCGATCGTGGCGATGCTGCTCTGGATGATTGCGACAGTCGCGGGGTCGAGATCGTTTGCGCGGGCGGCGACGAGCGCCTGCAGCCGCGTAATCTCGTCCGCGTAGGTCACGCGCGCCGAAGGGCGTGTGGCCTGTGGGTTCGCAGCGACCGGCGTGATGACTGGCGTCGGGGCCGGGGTCGTCAGGGCGGCGGCCGGCGTGGCGGTGTCCAGGGGCGCAGCCGACGCGGCCACGACCCGGGTCTCCACCGGGGCGGTGCGACGCGCCACCTGCCAGGTGGAGAGCGCCGTGACCGCCACCAACCCGGCGGCGACCGCCCCGAGCTGCCAGCGGGGCCGTGCGGGACGCACTGGCAAGGCCACGACC encodes the following:
- a CDS encoding DUF4097 family beta strand repeat protein, with amino-acid sequence MTRRSLTLLAATLLAATRAAGAQSTDRNIERWAASIAAAAERIAAQVERKANEVARRVEREFDDKNRRERAARARWERNDDADGEGQLSRIDTTFAFSATGVVDLSVMSRDIIVTGWDRKEARVRAESERGRFDLDLTASRLTLEQHAGGSNRDHRTITYEVTVPRGARVLVRSSSGDIEVRGAGGEVEASSMSGDVLIDDAAARVDVGSISGDVIIRRVKGRVEAATASGSIEVADLEGDLKAESTSGDVVVERGRGRDVELSTTSGDVSYTGDIEADGRYEFHSHSGTIALTIPSASSARFAIETFSGEIDSDFPITLLPGERSLNRRPRRFEFAVGTGGPRIIAETFTGNVEIRKR
- a CDS encoding zf-HC2 domain-containing protein: MTHPNLSCEAFEAQLPTWLEGELDVSATADAELHLAACAACRAVVAELERLADAAAALPVLSPSRDLWAGIEARIAAPVVALPVRPARPRWQLGAVAAGLVAVTALSTWQVARRTAPVETRVVAASAAPLDTATPAAALTTPAPTPVITPVAANPQATRPSARVTYADEITRLQALVAARANDLDPATVAIIQSSIATIDQAIVEAKAALENDPASRFLESQLNKSLERKLGLLRKAALLASST